The Dyadobacter sandarakinus DNA window ACGCCGTCAGAGGAAGCCGGCTGCTGATGGTAGATTTCCGTCATATAGTTAACGTTCATCCGCAGAAAGTCGATCAGTTCACATGCAGAGTCGATCTCGGCCTGATAAGCGTTTTTTGATTGCCCTAGCATCGTGGCCGCATTGATCTCAGCTCGGTACGGACCAGCAATTAGATCCGCCGCCTTCAGGAAAATGGCTGCCCTGTGTTCCCACGGCATTTTGGCCCATGTCTTACGTGCTTTCAATGCTGCTGCTATTGCCTTATTTACATCTTCCTTGCTCCCCTGATGAAAATACCCCAGCACATGCTGGTGATCGTGAGGAGGTGTTACTTTCTGCCTGTTCCCTGAAAAAATTTCCTCTGAACCTATATACTGCGGAATTTCGATAACCTTTGACCGGGCTTCTTCCAATGCCTTCTGCAGTTCCAGCCGCTCGGGGCTCCCGGGTACGTAGCTTCTGACTGTTTCATTTTTTGGTGCTGGCGCCTTGAAAATTCCTAATGACATAATTTGCTGATTTGATGTGGATGAAAAAGTTGCTTCTTACCGGCTGGCGGCCATATGTCCTGCTGTAAACCCCTACAACTGTGCGCAATGGTTTTGAATAACAAATGCCAGCCGGTTATTTTTCCTTAAATTTGTGATTTCTTAAAGGCTACTACAATTATTGAAATGATATTCCATAGTACCAAAACTCCCAGCCTGAAAGCATCCCTGGAAGAAGCTGTTTTCAATAGTCTTCCTTCCGACAATGGTCTTTATGTACCTGAATACATTCCAAAAGTATCCGCTCAGTTTCTTAACAATATTGAGGAAAAAACATTTAATGAAATTGCAGCAGAGGTTGCCTGGACCTTACTTGGGGATGAAATTACCAGAGCAGAAATTGAGGAGATCATACAACGTTCCTTTGACTTTGAAGCGCCTGTAAAACAGCTTGGTAGCAATGATTTTGTGCTTGAACTTTTTCATGGTCCTTCCATGGCATTCAAGGATTTTGGTGCCCGGTTTATGGCTGCATTAATGTCCTATTTTTTGCAAAAATCACAAAAGGAAATCAAAATTCTTGTAGCTACTTCAGGCGATACGGGTGGTGCTGTGGCGCTGGGTTTTTATAAGGTTCCCGGGATTACGGTAACAATCCTTTACCCCAAAGGAAAAGTCAGTGAAATACAGGAACGTCAGCTGACTACCCTGGACCATAATGTAAGTGCGATTGAGGTAGACGGTAATTTTGACGATTGTCAAAGGCTGGTCAAGGAAGCCTTCCTGGACGAAGACCTTCAAGCCAGGTTTCATCTGGCTTCTGCGAACTCTATTAATATTGCAAGGCTGATCCCGCAGTCTTTTTACTACTTCTCTGCTTATGCACAAGTAAAACATTTACAAAAGCCGGTCGTCTTTTCAGTACCTAGCGGAAACTTTGGTAACCTTAGTGCAGGATTACTCGCCTACCGCATGGGCCTGCCCGTGGAGCAGTTTGTTGCTTCTACAAATTTGAACAACACGGTTCCCAGCTATCTGGAATCCGGCGATTATGATCCGATACCTTCTATTGAAACTATTTCCAATGCAATGGATGTAGGTAACCCGAGCAATTTTGTACGGTTGAAGACTTTTATGCAGGATGACTGGAATCTGATCACAGATAAAATTTCCGGCTTCTACTTCGATGACCAGCAAACCAGAGAAGCTATGCGGAAAGTTTACGATGCTTACGAATATGTAATGTGTCCGCATACTGCTGTTGCTTACCAGGGCTTGCAGGAGTACCGCCGTAAAAACCAGTCCGACTTTACCGGTGTGTTCCTCTCAACAGCTCACCCGGCCAAATTTCTCGAGTTGGTGGAGGATACTCTGCGTTTCAGGATAGAAATCCCTGAACGATTGGAAAAACTGCTTTCTGTTGAAAAAACTTCCTTGAAAATGAAGCCTTCTTTTCAGGACTTTAAGGAATTGCTTATCAGCATTTTATAGTATTTATAATTAAAAAATAAGCCTTTCAGATTTTCACAGAAGTTCACGAACGTATATTGTCCCGTGAATATCTGAATCTGAAAGGCTTATTCTTTGGTCTGAAATGTCGTGAGCTAGTTGATTACATCTCCCCTCAGCTGCCGGAACCTTTTTCGTGACTCAGCAACAAAAATGCTTCCCGGATATTTTTCCATTAGCTCCTGATAAAACTTCATAGCCTGATCCTTATCATTTAATTTTTCCTGCAGCAATTTCGCCATGGTGAAGAGTGCATCGTCTCCATAGATGTCGTGACCAAACTTGGCATAGAGCGTCTGCAGGTTTTCCATCGCCTGCTGGTTACTGTCAAGCTTGATGTAAGTTCTTGCGGTGAGCCATAGGATCTCATCAGCAAGGCTGTGATTTTGATACTTAGTGTACAGCTGCTTCAGAGTGTCCAGTGCATCAAACCTCTTGTTCTGAAAAAGCAACAGCTCCACATTCGAATATTGCTTCATGGCCGCCTCGGTACTATCCAGTCCTGTGTTATCCATAATCAGCAGGGAGAGTTCATTGGCATCATTCGCGATTTCTCTTGATGTTGCTTTTTTCAAAATGTCAAGCACTGCTTTTGCGAGTTCAAATTCTCCTTTAAAATAATGCAGCTTTGCATTCCTCAGCTTTGCCTCGTATCCCAGCAGGTCATCTTTCTGTGATTTCTCAACCTGGGAGTACACGAGCGTAGCTTCCCAGGGTTCACCTTGCAGCAGGTAAATATCACCCAGATCAAGCTTGCATTTGTCTACAAAATTCTTCTCCTGCTTTCCAGCTTCTATGGCCTTCTGCAGAATATTAATCGCAACCTTGAAGTCATTCATGTAAAAGGCATTCAGAATAGCCATGTTACGCAATGCCTCCATCGTGCGCAGATTGACACCCAGCTCATCAACCAGAGCCTGGTACTGGCCGAGCAGCTTTTGTACTTCGGCAGTCTTAATCGGATAGGTATTTTTTACCTGTTCTTCACGGGCAAAAATCGCCATCCTGCGAACCACCGGATAGAGCTGCCCTTTGGGATACTCCTTTACCAGATAATCAAATATATTGCCGGCATTGGCATAATCCTGGTTCTGTAAAGCAAGGTTACCCAGATTGTACAGTCTTGCTCCGTTGTGCTTGAATCTCTTGTCCAATGAGCGTTCCTGAATGAAAGCTTTGTAAAAGTCCTTTTTCTGGATCTGGTACCAGATCAGCAACTCATTGTAGAAGCCCTCATTCGGAAATTTCTGGATCTTGTCATAAAGTACCTTTTCCAGCAACGCCTGCTCTTTTTCATCTTTGGTAAAATCCTGCAGCATGTTCTGCACTACTTCTGTATTCTGGTAGCGCATGCCATAGGAAAGCAACTCGTCGATCATTTTTTCCGGACTGTTCAGGTCGCGGTACACGCTTGCCAGTTCGAGCTGAAACAGGTCGTCTCTCTTGGTAATTTGCCTGGCTTCCAATAGGACAGTTCTGGCAAGTTCGGGCTTGTTCTGTGTCCTGAATTCCTCGGCCATATCCCGGCGCAGGTCAATCCTTGATCCGGCAGCGGCAATAGCCTGTTCATTACGCTTAGCGGCTTCCTGTGCTTTTCCCTGAGCTTCCAACATGATACCCCAATAGATATGGTACCAGCTTGAATTGGCAGCATCTGCCTTGATCTGCTTTTTAAACAGCTGCTCGGCGGCACTCCACTCCTTCGTCTTGACAATACAAGTCGTATAGTTTTTAAGCGCGGCCTTCTCGAAGGAAGACTTTAGGATATTCCCATAATAAGTAATGGCCTTCGGGCAGTCATTGCTTTTGAAATACTCCTCCGCCAGCTCCCGGTCGCTCTGCCCCAGCGCCGCCGCCGCCGGAACCAAAATGCTTATCAATAAACCCTTCAGTAATCCTTCCTTAATAGATAAAAAAAATTTTCCTTTCATTATTATGGATTATTAGTTGTGTGGAAATGAGGATAACTAACTTATCCACTTAAGATTAACATAGTTATCAACATATTGTTGATAACTAAAGTGGTTTATCAACAGTCACTGAAAGAGAATTCACATTGTAGTGAGCTGATATACAAGATAATTAAAATCTTATTCACATTACTATGTGGATAGAACACTGTTTTTATGGAATTCAGTTATCCACTGCAGCTATAGTGTATCAACAGGCTGTTAACTCCGGATTAGCCTGGGTGTTGTCCACTGGAGGAGCAAAATCAATTATTTATCCACAGCAAATACGAGTTATACACACAATTCTCCACAAAATTCGGGGTCTTACCAACAAATAAACGCGGTTATGCACATAGTTATCCACATTAAGTGTATAAGATTATTGGTTTTTGGGGAGTATTATGTTTATATCATTCAGTTCGAAGTTCGCCTTGAGCAGGAATTTGTCTGGCATAAAGAAAATCGGCTCCGGCTGAAGACCCGCTTTTGCTTCACCCGTATCCCACCTTCCGTTCCCATTCAGATCTTGGGTTGCGCGCAGCTGGTATTTGCCCTGGGGGATGTACCTGAAAGTGTAAGTATTTGAAAACTGCGTAGCGATCACTTTGAATTGTTCGTCAATCAACTCCACAATGTATTTTACTGCAGGATCAGCATTGACCAGGCGGCCTTGGACCTGGCCGTAATTTTCTTCATTCAAATGGGGATGTTTGAAGAGGGTTTTGGGAAGGGTATCGCCTTCAACACTGATGATGCTGCCTTTGGGAAGGTCCCACTTCACGGAATCC harbors:
- a CDS encoding tetratricopeptide repeat protein, producing MISILVPAAAALGQSDRELAEEYFKSNDCPKAITYYGNILKSSFEKAALKNYTTCIVKTKEWSAAEQLFKKQIKADAANSSWYHIYWGIMLEAQGKAQEAAKRNEQAIAAAGSRIDLRRDMAEEFRTQNKPELARTVLLEARQITKRDDLFQLELASVYRDLNSPEKMIDELLSYGMRYQNTEVVQNMLQDFTKDEKEQALLEKVLYDKIQKFPNEGFYNELLIWYQIQKKDFYKAFIQERSLDKRFKHNGARLYNLGNLALQNQDYANAGNIFDYLVKEYPKGQLYPVVRRMAIFAREEQVKNTYPIKTAEVQKLLGQYQALVDELGVNLRTMEALRNMAILNAFYMNDFKVAINILQKAIEAGKQEKNFVDKCKLDLGDIYLLQGEPWEATLVYSQVEKSQKDDLLGYEAKLRNAKLHYFKGEFELAKAVLDILKKATSREIANDANELSLLIMDNTGLDSTEAAMKQYSNVELLLFQNKRFDALDTLKQLYTKYQNHSLADEILWLTARTYIKLDSNQQAMENLQTLYAKFGHDIYGDDALFTMAKLLQEKLNDKDQAMKFYQELMEKYPGSIFVAESRKRFRQLRGDVIN
- the thrC gene encoding threonine synthase, coding for MIFHSTKTPSLKASLEEAVFNSLPSDNGLYVPEYIPKVSAQFLNNIEEKTFNEIAAEVAWTLLGDEITRAEIEEIIQRSFDFEAPVKQLGSNDFVLELFHGPSMAFKDFGARFMAALMSYFLQKSQKEIKILVATSGDTGGAVALGFYKVPGITVTILYPKGKVSEIQERQLTTLDHNVSAIEVDGNFDDCQRLVKEAFLDEDLQARFHLASANSINIARLIPQSFYYFSAYAQVKHLQKPVVFSVPSGNFGNLSAGLLAYRMGLPVEQFVASTNLNNTVPSYLESGDYDPIPSIETISNAMDVGNPSNFVRLKTFMQDDWNLITDKISGFYFDDQQTREAMRKVYDAYEYVMCPHTAVAYQGLQEYRRKNQSDFTGVFLSTAHPAKFLELVEDTLRFRIEIPERLEKLLSVEKTSLKMKPSFQDFKELLISIL